One part of the Populus alba chromosome 18, ASM523922v2, whole genome shotgun sequence genome encodes these proteins:
- the LOC118051642 gene encoding uncharacterized protein — protein MKLKQLESMLGELQQFSNPKAELEQYPTGPHIASRMLYTAENSLGDVSNKIVADFGCGCGTLGAAASLMGAEQVIGIDIDSESLEIASLNAEDLELDINFIQCDIRNLAWRGPIVDTVVMNPPFGTRRTGADMEFLSAALKIASRAVYSLHKTSTREHVKKAALRGFGASSAEVLCELRFDVPKLYKFHKKREMDIAVDLWRFAPKTNQGNDN, from the exons atgaagcTGAAGCAATTAGAAAGCATGTTAGGTGAGCTTCAACAGTTCTCCAATCCAAAG GCAGAGCTGGAACAGTACCCAACTGGACCTCACATTGCTTCTCGTATGCTCTATACC GCAGAAAACTCGTTAGGGGATGTTAGCAACAAGATAGTTGCAGATTTCGGTTGTGGGTGTGGCACATTGGGCGCTGCAGCTTCTCTTATGGGTGCAGA GCAGGTTATCGGCATCGATATTGATTCTGAATCTCTTGAGATAGCATCTCTAAACGCAGAGGATCTTGAG CTGGACATAAACTTCATTCAGTGTGATATCAGGAACCTAGCATGGAGAG GTCCTATTGTTGATACTGTTGTGATGAATCCTCCATTTGGGACCCGAAGGACTGGTGCCGACATGGAATTTCTTTCAGCAGCATTAAAG ATTGCTTCTCGAGCAGTTTATTCATTGCACAAGACCTCAACAAGAGAG CATGTTAAAAAGGCAGCCTTGCGGGGCTTTGGTGCTAGCAGTGCAGAGGTTTTATGTGAG CTTCGGTTTGATGTGCCTAAGCTATACAAATTTCACAAGAAAAGGGAGATGGACATTGCTGTAGATCTCTGGCGGTTTGCACCAAAAACTAACCAGGGAAATGATAATTGA